One window of Triticum dicoccoides isolate Atlit2015 ecotype Zavitan chromosome 5A, WEW_v2.0, whole genome shotgun sequence genomic DNA carries:
- the LOC119303837 gene encoding hsp70-binding protein 1-like — translation MAKEGAGGGPDWNGLLKWSLAHGSDGTNPPRALSEEDRKWFMEAMQANTVDVVGRMKEIAQVMKTPDDVLQSHGVTPENIEDMLDELQEHVESIDMANDLHSIGGLDPLLGYLKNSHAGIRAKAAEVVSTVVQNNPKSQQLVMESNGLEPLLTNFRSDPSTTARTKALGAISSLIRNNQSGLAAFRLGNGHAALKDALGSDDARLQRKALHLTQYLLNNKADRNVAEKIGLPNQLIHLASSDDSGVREAALGGLLELARDKTPAARNALPDQDKLKDVLKSRIEGISAMDADDLQAAREERQLVDSLWKECYGEPSSLREKGLVVLPGEDAPQQPPPDVVGKMFEPPLRVWAVPRPAPAEDPDSGSGKKDPPLLLGP, via the exons CGAGGAGGACAGGAAATGGTTTATGGAGGCGATGCAGGCAAATACAGTCGATGTTGTTGGCAGGATGAAGGAGATTGCCCAGGTGATGAAAACCCCTGATGATGTGTTGCAGTCTCATGGCGTCACTCCAGAGAACATTGAAG ATATGCTTGATGAGTTACAAGAGCATGTGGAATCCATTGATATGGCAAATG ATCTTCATTCTATTGGTGGACTAGATCCTCTACTTGGTTACTTAAAAAATTCACATGCTGGCATCCGAGCAAAGGCAGCAGAAGTTGTGAGTACGGTTGTTCAGAATAACCCGAAAAGCCAGCAACTTGTCATGGAATCTAATGGACTGGAGCCACTATTGACAAACTTCAGGTCTGATCCTAGCACGACTGCGCGCACAAAAGCTCTTGGAGCTATCTCTT CTCTGATTCGCAATAACCAATCTGGTCTTGCTGCATTTCGTCTAGGAAATGGACATGCTGCACTGAAAGATGCACTTGGTTCTGATGATGCTAGACTTCAGAG GAAAGCTCTGCATCTCACACAGTACCTGCTGAACAACAAGGCGGATAGGAACGTTGCTGAAAAGATTGGTCTTCCGAATCAACTTATACACCTCGCATCCAGCGACGATTCTGGAGTCCGGGAGGCTGCCCTGGGCGGCCTTCTAGAGCTGGCGCGTGACAAGACACCAGCTGCACGCAACGCTCTACCTGACCAAGACAAGCTGAAAGACGTCCTGAAGAGCCGAATCGAAGGCATCAGCGCCATGGACGCAGACGACCTGCAAGCAGCCCGTGAGGAGCGGCAGCTGGTGGACTCCCTCTGGAAAGAGTGCTATGGCGAGCCATCTTCTCTAAGGGAGAAGGGCCTCGTGGTGCTCCCCGGGGAGGACGCGCCGCAGCAGCCGCCGCCAGATGTCGTGGGGAAGATGTTTGAGCCGCCACTCCGTGTGTGGGCTGTGCCGAGGCCTGCTCCAGCAGAGGACCCCGACTCTGGGAGCGGGAAGAAGGACCCACCCCTTCTGCTAGGACCGTGA